DNA from Rhinatrema bivittatum chromosome 1, aRhiBiv1.1, whole genome shotgun sequence:
CTGACATACCTCTCGTCGCTGCCTACATGTAAGTACTGATTACTGTTAACCTGTATAaccaacacagtggccattgcaTGTAGAGCAGTCAGTATCCAGGATTCAGGCAGGGTtgctgtacataagaacataagaacataagaaaatgccatactgggtcagaccaagggtccatcaagcccagcatcctgtttccaacagtggccaatccaggccataagaacctggcaagtacccaaaaactaagtctattctatgtaaccattgctaatggcagtggctattctctaagtgaacttaatagcaggtaatggacttctcctccaagaacttatccaaaccttttttaaacacagctatactaactgcacgaaccacattctctgccaacaaattccagagtttaattgtgcgttgagtaaaaaagaactttttccgattagttttaaatgttccccatgctaacttcatggagtgccccctagtctttctactatccgaaagagtaaataaccgattcacatctacccgttctagacctctcatgattttaaacacctctatcatatcccccctcagtcgtctcttctccaagctgaaaagtcctaacctctttagtctttcctcataggggagttgttccattccctttatcattttggtagcccttctctgtaccttctccatcgcaattatatcttttttgagatgcggcgaccagaattgtacacagtattcaaggtgcggtcttaccatggagcgatacagaggcattatgacattttccgttttattcatcattccttttctaataattcccaacattctgtttgcttttttgactgccgcagcacactgcaccgacgatttcaatgtgttatccactatgacacctagatctctttcttgggttgtagcacctaatatggaacccaacattgtgtaattatagcatgggttatttttccctatatgcatcaccttgcacttatccacattaaatttcatctgccatttggatgcccaattttccagtctcacaaggtcttcctgcaatttatcacaatctgcttgtgatttaactactctgaacaattttgtgtcatctgcaaatttgattatctcactcgtcgtatttctttccagatcatttataaatatattgaacagtaagggtcccaatacagatccctgaggacctccactgtccactcccttccactgagaaaattgcccatttaatcctactctctgtttcctgtcttttagccagtttgcaatccacgaaaggacatcgccacctatcccatgactttttacttttcctagaagcctctcatgaggaactttgtcaaacgccttctgaaaatccaagtatactatatctaccggttcacctttatccacatgtttattaactccttcaaaaaagtgaagcagatttgtgaggcaagacttgccctgggtaaagccatgctgactttgttccattaaaccatgtctttctatatgttctgtgattttgatgtttagaacactttccactatttttcctggcactgaagtcaggctaaccggtctgtagtttcaagcccctggagccctttttaaatattggggttacatttgctatcctccagtcttcaggtacaatggatgattttaatgataagttacaaatttttactaataggtctgaaatttcattttttagttccttcagaactctggggtgtataccatccggtccaggtgatttactactcttcagtttgtcaatcaggcctaccacatcttctaggttcaccgtgatttgattcagtccatctgaatcattacccatgaaaaccttctccattatgggtacctccccaacatcctcttcagtaaacaccgaagcaaagaaatcatttaatctttccgcgatggccttatcttctctaagtgcccctttaacccctcgatcatctaatggtccaactgactccctcacaggctttctgcttcggatatatttaaaaaaagtttttactgtgagtttttgcctctacagccaacttcttttcaaattctctcttagcctgtcttatcaatgtcttacatttaacttgccaatgtttatgctttatcctattttcttctgttggatccttcttccaatttttgaatgaagatcttttggctaaaatagcttctttcacctccccttttaaccatgccggtaatcgttttgccttcttttcacctttcttaatgtgtggaatacatttggactgtgcttctagaatggtattttttaacaatgaccacgcctcttggacattttttacttttgtagctgctcctttcagtttttttctaacaatttttctcattttatcaaagtttcccttttgaaagtttagcacgagagccttggatttgcacactgttccttttccagtcattaaatcaaatttgatcatattatgatcactattgccaaacggccccaccaccattacctctctcaccaagtcctgtgctccactgagaattagatctaaaattgctccctctctcgtcggttcctgaaccaattgctccataaagctatcatttattccatccaggaacgttatctctctagcgtgacccgatgatacatttacccagtctatattggggtaattgaagtctcccattattactgcactaccaatttggttagcttccctaatttctcttagcatttcactgtccatctcaccatcttgaccaggtggacggtagtataccactatcactgtagtcttccctgtcacacaaggaatttctacccataaagattcaattttgtatttagtctcatgcaggatgtttatcctgttggactctatgccatcccggacataaagcgccacacctcctcccgactgttcctctctgtcattgcgatataatttataccccggtatagcactgtcccattggttatcctctttccaccatgtctctgagatgccaattaagtctatgtcatcatttactgctatacattctaattctcccatcttacttcttagacttctggcattagcatacaaacatttcaaagtttgttttttgtttgtatttttattctgctttttaattgaaagggataagttagaattttttaggtcaggtgagtttttagttacaggcacttggactacttttctaattattggaacctcactgttgggatgccctaattctaatgcatcattagtatcctttaaagatacctctctccgaaccatgcgctgctgagcgactgtcggttttcccctttgttctagtttaaaagctgctctatctcctttttaaaggttagcgccagcagtctggttccaccctggttaaggtggagcccatcccttcggaagagactcccccttccccaaaaggttccctagttcctaacaaaactgaatccctctcccttgcaccatcgtctcatccacgcattgagactccggagctctgcctgcctctggtgacctgcgcgtggaacagggagcatttcagagaatgctaccctggaggttctggatttaatctttctacctaagagcctaaatttgtcttccagaacctccctcccacattttcctatgtcgttggtgcccacgtgtaccacgacagccggctcctccccagcactgtctaaaatcctatctaggtgacgcgtgaggtccgccaccttcgcaccaggtaggcatgttaccaggcgatcctcacgcccaccagccacccagctatctacattcctaataatcgaatcaccaactatgacggccgacctacccttccctcctgggcagtaggccttggggagatatcctcagtgcgaaaggacaatgcatcacctagagagcaggtccttgctacaggatcctttcctgctacacctggttggtgctctcccattatgagaccttcttcctccaaggcagcaccagggctgccagtctgaagttgggacttgactactatgaccctgaaggtctcatctatatacctctctgtctgcctcagctcctccaggtctgccactctagcctccagagatcggactcattctctgagagccaggagctctttgcatcgcatgcacatgtacaacttctcaccggtgggtaaaaaatcatacatgtgacactcgattcaaaagactgggaagcccccctcttgctgctggactgctgccttcatctcaattttgatcagttcctagttaagttttaggttgctatgggagtaggaatgtgtctaacttcctttaaatgtattagtgaattcactatgtgtctggtagtggcctaccggggtctgatcaaattctcaataaagtttttattgatgttttttttttttttttttgttttgtgaaagtggcacctgcctataaattaagggatgagctaggggtgggtgggcaaggggtgggagggttgggaaatacaaacagtctaacttcagttagtcagcctgagtgactcacttctcccttgattaacaaatgttggtccctattcaaacccaatcacactacctcaacacctttccaaggtgagtaactgagctgaattattcaacttttttactttggtatatactgctcctagcttatttctagcttctggctacttttttgtgagttttttggggttttgttttttttttttttcaaatacaatgcactcagttagtattaaaaacaaacagtcagctctttaaaagtctggagaacactcagttctgcagacttttaaaaataaacacactatctactgctaccttattgactgactaaaaatacaaacagtctaacttgtttattcactgcctacctactgctaccttattgactgactaaaaatacaaacagtctaacttgtttattcactgcctactgctaccttattgactgactatttaaaaatgcaaacagtctaacttgtttattcactgcctttctgactattaaaggcacaaacacactaaataatattcccaaatagttaactttgccccaatacttttaaaaaagtcaatgtcccaagcaaaaacttactgattcctttcagccaccagcaaggtgatcctctcctctcagtgtttccactgtaTGTACCAAACCAGCACAGAGGATTGTACTGCTCCAGCTTAGGTACTAGACTAGCAGTACAGCATGCACTGGTCTCGTAAgtgtgtgtattagggatgtgaatcgttttttgacgatttaaaatatcgtccgatatattttaaatcatcaaaaatcgttagggccacgatacaataccaattcccccgatttatcgttaaaaaatcgtaaatcgggggaagggggagggcaggaaaaccggcacactaaaaccccctaaaacccatccccgaccctttaaattaaatccccccccctcccgaaccccccccccccaaatgctttaaattacctggggatccagcggtggtccagaacggcggcggtccggaacggccccctcaattgaatccttttgtcttcagccggcgccattttgcaaaatggccgccacaaaatggcggcggccatagacaaaaacgattcgacgcaggaggtcgttccggacccccgctggacttttggcaagtcttgtgggggtcaggaggcccccccaagctggccaaaagtttctgagagtccagcggggttcaggaagcgatttcttgcagcaaatcgttttccgtacagaaaatggtgccggcaggagatcgactgcaggaggtcattcagcggggggtccggaccgccgctgaacgacctcctgcagtcgatctcctgccggcgccattttccgtacggaaaacgattcgcggcaagaaatcgcttcctgaaccccgctggactcccagaaacttttggccagcttgggggggcctcctgacccccacaagacttgccaaaagtccagcgggggtccggaacgacctgcgtcgaatcgtttttgtctatggccgccgccattttgcggcggccattttgcaaaatggcgccggctgaagacaaaaggattcaattgagggggccgttccggaccgccgccgttctggaccaccgctggatccccaggtcatttaaagcattgggggggggttcgggagggtgggggatttaatttaaagggtcgggggtgggttttagggggttggctcacgattttaacgatttttcacgatatttttaaaacccaaacggcaacaatacgattccctccccctcccagccaaaatcgatcgttaagacgatcaaggacacgattcacatctctagtgtgtatGGTGATGCTTTATATATGTGGCCATACAGCAGGCCACATATGGCATTATAGTGTAGGGACTTGTCTTACAATATTTTGTGGATGTTATTTCTTAGGGGCAAGGTAGGCTGTCAGAGTATCTGCTGGTCCACATGGGTAAGCAGCCACACAATGCTAGCTTTCCACACTGTCTGCAATGAGAGTGTGCAGTTTTTGTATGGGAACTGATGAGAGGCATATGACTGATGTGTCCATTACAGTTGGTAGTGTCACCTGCTCATTATTGGATGTTCCACCTTGCAAAGGAGTTTTTAAACTCTCCCCCCCATTCCCCATGTTCCCCTTCAGCCccttcctgcccttcccctatgatctcccttccccccttcctctaGCAGGCATGCCTAATTCACAGGTTCCATAGCTACTGTACCATGTATCACATATGGAGCCAAGTACATAACACCCCTATTGCCAGTAAGCCATCTATATGCTTTTGAatttaggggagccagatgatCAGCAACCTGGACCTGCACCTAGATGACCCCAAAGGCTGTACCGGCATCTGTGGGTGATCCCTGACTCATCACCAGAGGAGGAAGTAGAAGCCCATGAACACATGGAACAGCCtgcagaggaggagcagcagtggcagggagAGGAGCCGGAGGACCCACTGGCTGAACTGCTACGTGATTGGCAGCAGGACCGCAGTGCGTCAGACCAGCCCGAACCCGACCTGTATACCAGTCAGGCAGAGAGACTGTTACAGCAGGGCGCCAGCCTCTTGGACGCTATCTCTGGCCTGGCTGATGTGGTGCAGCAGGAAGCGAGTTCCCtccgtgataccatcagggaggagcGTCAGGGGATTCAGGCGTGCTTCCGAGACCTTTGCCGGGCTACTGAGGAACAAACGGAGGTTTGGGGGGAGATGCTGCAGTGGTTGCCTCCTGTGCAGCCACAGACACCAGAAGCTCCATGGGCTTTCATGGGGCCctggatgcattaccctccaACTTATGGGCCTCCATAGCCATGGATGGCACCTGCCCATGCAGAGGCGCCCGGTGTGGTACTGCCACCTGcgcctcagcctgttccaggctATCCGTGGATGGCACCACCACCCCTGCCTGCACCTCCTGTGATGCTTCTcccaccagcaccagaaccaATGTTGCCCCTGGCTGTACAGTCCTGCAGCCATGACCTGGAACTGCCCTAACCTCCTCTGCCCTCTGAGGGTAGTGAAGCAGTGGAAGGAGTCCACTGTGCCAGAGCGCCCGGTTGGGGCAGTCTAAGCTTCCTGATGGCCGTAGGAGAGGACGGCCAAGGAAGTGAACTGTTGCTATATTTCTGTTCttgctttttacttttatttgatTAGCACTTTTTTGACACACTTGTTAATAAATGCACTATCACCTCctgaaatggctttctatgagagtgTTCCTTTCTCGTAGTGCCCGCCTTTGGCTCAAGTGATGAATTTCTGCCAATTCCTCCACAGTCAGCTGCATGTCCtcatcctcctcattctcttcaggggcctcctctggtacagggatgtgtctgttaagtgcAAGATTATgcagcatacag
Protein-coding regions in this window:
- the LOC115095971 gene encoding myb-related transcription factor, partner of profilin-like; this translates as MLVEHVIWHQDLLYGPQSRTVGAYRKEQIWRGIRHAVNSMFHHNRSIAKLMHKWRDMRRLVKRKQARHLAEGERSHITFSSSEQLILGTISEAAVGGVGQLNTMRCEGQEEEEVEAHEHMEQPAEEEQQWQGEEPEDPLAELLRDWQQDRSASDQPEPDLYTSQAERLLQQGASLLDAISGLADVVQQEASSLRDTIREERQGIQACFRDLCRATEEQTEVWGEMLQWLPPVQPQTPEAPWAFMGPWMHYPPTYGPP